CATCTCTCGAAATCCCTTCGAACAGCTCGCCAGTGAGGGAATAAAGGACGTGGAGAGCATACACGTCTATCAGGAAGTTGACATGCGCCTGCAGATGATACTCTCCGAGGTCATAGGGAACAAAAGTTCAATAGCGTTCAGCATCGTCGGGCCCCTCGGAACCGGAAAGACCCAGAGGCTCAAGACGGTGATGAAGGGCATAGAGGAGAACCGCGGAAAGGCGATATACGTCAAGGTTGATACCAACGACATCCTCAAGCTTACCAGAGACGTATTTCATGCCCTGAAGCCCCCGAAGAGCCGCACGAACCTGTTCCTCGAAAACATCTCACGAAAGCTCGGCTTCATAGACCGCCTCGAGAGGATGCTAAGCGACAGGAAGGAGTACAAGAGCAGGGACATAGCGGAACTCCTCGCGGAACAGCTCGGGAAGTACCCCTACTGCGCCCTGCTCCTCGACGAGCTTGAGAACATGCAGAGCGCCGGCGAGAGGGAGAAGATACAGTTCTTCGAGATGCTCCGGCACTTCATAAGCAACATGCCACAGGGCTGCGTCGTGGCCTTCGCATGCGTTCCCGAAGCTTACGAGGAGTACACGAAGCTCTTCCCGGCCTTCTTCATGCGCCTCCACTACGAGTTCAGGCTCAGGACCATGAGCGTCGAGGAAACCTACGAACTCGTGAAGAAGAGGCTCAACCTCGTGAGGGTGAGGGATACTGACGATCCCCTTTATCCCTTTACGGAGGAGGCGGTAAAGCTCATCCACGAGCTCGGGAAAGGAAACCCCAGACAGATCCTGAGGTTGCTCCACTACGTCCTCAGCGAGGCCGCAAAGCACAGGTTCGATCCGATAGATGACTACGTCGTCACGACCATCCTCGAGGAGCCGAAGAGCCTCGAGGAATACCTAACGAGGATTCCGAAGGATTACAGGGATCTGGTCGATGCCATAGTCAATGAGTTCAACGGCGGACCCGTGAGCTACATCCAGATAGCCAAGGCCGTCAAGAGGCCCGGGATACAGGTTTACGATCAGCTGAACGAGCTCATAAGACTCGGTTTCCTTGTTGGGGACCCCAAGGGTAACTACAAGGTTCCGGAGTACGTGAGAAAGTTCCTCGAGGAAGAAGCGGAAGAGAGCGGGGAGTGATCCAATGCCGAACTACGATACCCACGTGCTGAGCGGGGTAGTATCCTATCCGCTCGTCGTTTTTATCGCCTTCATCCTCAGGGACCATGCGGGCATTCCATTCGTCCTGAGCAGCATGGCGATGGTCGTGGGCTACGCGTTCTACGTCCTTGGAGCGGATCTGCCGGACGTGGACCATCCCAGTGCACTTATCCACAGGGGGACGAAGCCGATAGTGGCGGTGGCCGTTGGAAGTGCCGTCTTCATGAAGGTTCCCGATTACATAAACCTTAACCTTGGAAGCGAAGGCCTCAACGTTACCGCCGCATGGCTGCTCGGGGCACTGACTGCTGTTGTTGCATGGTACGGTTTCACCGCCCTAATGCCCAGACACAGGGGAATAGTGCACTCACTGCTGGCCGCTGCAGTATACGGTCTCCTCGCCTACGCCCTGATGGAATTCGGTCTGGGGATGGGAACGGGGGAGTCCCTCTTCGTGGGCTTCTCGGCCTTCAGTGGCTACACCCTGCACCTCCTCCTCGACCGGGAGGTATCGCTCCTCTGATCCTTCCAGTGGTTGCCATTGAATACCCATATCCGGGTAGTAATGTTTTTAAATATACCACCCAAGGCAGATCGGAGGTGAAGGAGATGTTCAGCATCGGAGGATTCTCAAGGGGAGGCGAATACGAGAACAAAACGTGGGACCTGCTCATCATCGGGGCCGGTCCGGCCGGATTCACGGCAGCCATATACGCGGCGCGCTTCGGACTGGAGACCCTCATCATCAGCAAGGACCTCGGTGGCAACATGGCCCTGACGGACGTCATAGAGAACTACCCCGGCTTCGTAAGGATAAGCGGTTCTGAGCTCACCAGCAGAATGCACGAACAGATCAAG
The window above is part of the Thermococcus sp. P6 genome. Proteins encoded here:
- a CDS encoding metal-dependent hydrolase, whose amino-acid sequence is MPNYDTHVLSGVVSYPLVVFIAFILRDHAGIPFVLSSMAMVVGYAFYVLGADLPDVDHPSALIHRGTKPIVAVAVGSAVFMKVPDYINLNLGSEGLNVTAAWLLGALTAVVAWYGFTALMPRHRGIVHSLLAAAVYGLLAYALMEFGLGMGTGESLFVGFSAFSGYTLHLLLDREVSLL
- a CDS encoding AAA family ATPase, whose product is METGGLKLYPHQSYEVYGISRNPFEQLASEGIKDVESIHVYQEVDMRLQMILSEVIGNKSSIAFSIVGPLGTGKTQRLKTVMKGIEENRGKAIYVKVDTNDILKLTRDVFHALKPPKSRTNLFLENISRKLGFIDRLERMLSDRKEYKSRDIAELLAEQLGKYPYCALLLDELENMQSAGEREKIQFFEMLRHFISNMPQGCVVAFACVPEAYEEYTKLFPAFFMRLHYEFRLRTMSVEETYELVKKRLNLVRVRDTDDPLYPFTEEAVKLIHELGKGNPRQILRLLHYVLSEAAKHRFDPIDDYVVTTILEEPKSLEEYLTRIPKDYRDLVDAIVNEFNGGPVSYIQIAKAVKRPGIQVYDQLNELIRLGFLVGDPKGNYKVPEYVRKFLEEEAEESGE